Within the Syntrophales bacterium genome, the region AAAATTTGTCCGCTGGATCAAAGGTCTCCGCTGGACTGTCCAACTTGTCTCATTCCTGCTCCTGGTTATGATACTTATGGGCACCTTCTGTTTCTTCAGAGTCGGCCAAGTAACCCTGAGTTGTCCCACGGGCATACTTCAGAACATCGCCGCCTCGAAAACCATCGTACTGACGACCGTCTCCGCGGCCCTGGCCCTCACCATACTTACCCTCCTCCTGGGCCGCGTCTTCTGTGGATGGGTCTGTCCCTTCGGCTTTGTCCTCGATGTGATCGGCACTCTCGTGCCGAAAAAGCTCGGCTGGCCGAAGTTTCTCTCGAGCCGTCTCACGAAATACGGTATTCTCGGCGGTGCCGTCGGTGCCAGCGCCGTGATGGGATTCCAAGCCTTCTGCGTCGTCTGTCCCATCGGAACTCTCTGCCGTTCTTACGGCGTTCAAGGATTTATGCGCGGCGCCGAACTGGCCGTGGTTCCCATCCTGGCTTCCACGGAAATCGCTCAGCGACGTTCCTGGTGCCGCTACTTTTGTCCCGTGGGCGCCTTCTTGGCGATTCTCACAAGAATCGGGCTCCTCAAAATCGTTATCGGTGCCAAACGCTGCAAGAAATTCTCCTGCACCCAGTGCGTGGACGTTTGCCCCATGGGCATCATCGACCGGGGGCTGCTGCGGGAAGGCGTGTCACCGACAATACCCATGACGGAATGCATTATGTGCCTGCGCTGTGTTGATCGATGTCCCTACGGAGCGGCCAAGGTCCGATTCCGATGGCAGAAGGGGGTTCCGGGGATTCCGGAAGAGGGAAGACTATGACCTTTTTCGATACCCACTACAATAAA harbors:
- a CDS encoding 4Fe-4S binding protein, producing the protein MPEPVKQQDTILGLEELRPRHKERAFLADYVMPARNPSILFDPAKCTGCGTCEMVCSQRNRTKIAPTSASIKVIRREREGKNFALYCQHCRKPLCLEVCPTRAIEKSEENGIVRINKAFCVECGLCILACPEAAPLRDNETRGINKCDLCDGDPLCVKHCPEKALTLTRGKFVRWIKGLRWTVQLVSFLLLVMILMGTFCFFRVGQVTLSCPTGILQNIAASKTIVLTTVSAALALTILTLLLGRVFCGWVCPFGFVLDVIGTLVPKKLGWPKFLSSRLTKYGILGGAVGASAVMGFQAFCVVCPIGTLCRSYGVQGFMRGAELAVVPILASTEIAQRRSWCRYFCPVGAFLAILTRIGLLKIVIGAKRCKKFSCTQCVDVCPMGIIDRGLLREGVSPTIPMTECIMCLRCVDRCPYGAAKVRFRWQKGVPGIPEEGRL